In Longimicrobium sp., the following proteins share a genomic window:
- a CDS encoding LysR family transcriptional regulator, which produces MPGPDLNLLVTLDVLLAEGSVARAARRLGLSPSAMSRALARLRETTGDPLLVRAGRGLVPTPRGLELRGRVGQLVQEAEAVLRPAEKLDLSKLARTFTLRTSEGFVENFGPQLIARVGREAPGVRLRFVQKADKDGAPLREGAIDLETGVVEDSTAPELRVQALFKDRFIGVVRAGHPLSGGEVTTARYTSGKHVCVSRRGHSQAQVDGALAELGLEREIVTTVGGFSTALALARASDLIASVPERHTGTLREAMHSFPLPFPTPEITVSLLWHPRMGADPAHRWLRDCVREVCAEQSPTGV; this is translated from the coding sequence GTGCCGGGACCCGACCTCAACCTGCTCGTCACGCTCGACGTGCTGCTCGCGGAGGGGAGCGTCGCGCGCGCGGCACGGCGGCTGGGGCTCAGCCCGTCGGCGATGAGCCGTGCGCTGGCGCGGCTGCGCGAGACGACGGGCGATCCGCTGCTGGTGCGGGCCGGGCGCGGCCTCGTGCCCACGCCCCGGGGGCTGGAGCTGCGCGGGCGCGTGGGCCAGCTCGTGCAGGAGGCCGAAGCCGTTCTGCGCCCCGCGGAGAAGCTGGACCTGTCGAAGCTGGCGCGGACGTTCACGTTGCGGACGAGCGAGGGCTTCGTGGAGAACTTCGGGCCGCAGCTCATCGCGCGCGTCGGCAGGGAGGCGCCCGGCGTGCGGCTGCGCTTCGTGCAGAAGGCGGACAAGGACGGCGCGCCCCTCCGCGAGGGAGCCATCGACCTGGAGACGGGCGTGGTGGAGGACTCGACCGCTCCGGAGCTGCGTGTTCAGGCGCTGTTCAAGGACCGCTTCATCGGCGTGGTGCGGGCAGGGCACCCGCTCAGCGGCGGCGAGGTCACGACCGCTCGTTACACCTCCGGCAAGCACGTCTGCGTGTCGCGGAGGGGCCACAGCCAGGCGCAGGTGGATGGAGCGCTCGCGGAGCTGGGGCTGGAGCGGGAGATCGTTACGACGGTCGGCGGCTTTTCGACCGCGCTGGCGCTGGCACGCGCATCCGACCTGATCGCGAGCGTCCCCGAGCGGCACACAGGCACGCTGCGCGAGGCGATGCACAGCTTTCCCCTGCCGTTCCCCACGCCCGAGATCACCGTATCGTTGCTCTGGCATCCGCGGATGGGGGCCGATCCGGCGCATCGCTGGCTGCGCGACTGCGTCCGCGAGGTGTGCGCGGAGCAATCCCCCACGGGAGTGTAG
- a CDS encoding MFS transporter produces the protein MLLTMPKPALAPREDAKANASVRWALASLSLSMLLSSLGTSIANVALPTLAQAFSASFQEVQWIVLAYLLAITTLIVSVGRLGDTIGRRRLLLAGIGLFTDASVLCGAAPGLWMLIAARAAQGLGAAVMMALTLAFVGETVSKERTGSAMGLLGTMSAIGTALGPSLGGVLIAGLGWRAIFLVKVPLGILALILAHRHLPADRPAPRADRARHDHLGMLLLALTLAAYALAMTMGRGRFGPLNFALLSGAVLGAAVFVLVEMRAASPLIRLAMLRNRVLGTGLATSALVSTVMMATLVVGPFYLSRGLGLDAALVGLVLSVGPLVAALTAAPAGRMVDRLGAPRLTIAGLAAIASGAAALSLLPGFGVAGYVAPIVAITAGYALFQTANNTAVMSGVRADQRGVVSGMLNLSRNLGLITGASVMGAVFAYASSSSDITTAPPAAVSTGMRITFAVAAMLIVVALGIAVRSAVIDRR, from the coding sequence ATGCTCCTCACGATGCCGAAGCCCGCGCTCGCGCCCCGCGAAGACGCGAAGGCGAACGCCTCCGTACGCTGGGCGCTCGCGAGCCTCTCGCTGTCGATGCTGCTGTCGTCGCTGGGCACCAGCATCGCCAACGTCGCTCTGCCGACGCTGGCGCAGGCGTTCTCGGCGTCGTTCCAGGAGGTCCAGTGGATCGTCCTCGCCTACCTGCTCGCCATCACCACGCTGATCGTCAGCGTCGGGCGGCTCGGGGATACGATCGGACGCCGCCGCCTGCTGCTGGCCGGCATCGGGTTGTTCACGGATGCGTCGGTGCTGTGCGGCGCCGCGCCGGGCCTGTGGATGCTCATCGCCGCCCGCGCGGCGCAGGGGCTGGGAGCGGCCGTGATGATGGCCCTCACCCTGGCCTTCGTCGGCGAGACGGTGTCGAAGGAGAGGACCGGCAGCGCGATGGGGCTGCTCGGCACGATGTCCGCCATCGGCACCGCGCTCGGCCCGTCGCTGGGCGGCGTGCTGATCGCCGGGCTCGGCTGGCGCGCCATCTTCTTGGTGAAGGTGCCGCTGGGCATCCTCGCCCTCATTCTCGCGCACCGCCATCTCCCCGCCGACCGCCCCGCGCCGCGCGCCGATCGGGCACGCCACGACCACCTCGGCATGCTGCTGCTCGCGCTCACGCTCGCCGCCTACGCGCTGGCGATGACGATGGGACGAGGCCGCTTCGGTCCGCTCAACTTCGCCCTGCTGTCGGGCGCCGTGCTCGGAGCCGCCGTCTTCGTACTCGTCGAGATGAGAGCCGCATCGCCCCTGATCCGGCTGGCGATGCTCCGCAACCGCGTGCTCGGCACCGGCCTCGCGACCAGCGCGCTCGTCTCTACGGTGATGATGGCGACGCTGGTGGTGGGCCCGTTCTATCTGTCGCGGGGGCTCGGGCTGGACGCGGCGCTCGTGGGGCTCGTGCTCTCGGTCGGCCCGCTCGTCGCCGCGCTGACCGCCGCGCCCGCCGGCCGCATGGTGGACCGCCTGGGGGCGCCGCGCCTCACCATCGCCGGGCTCGCCGCCATCGCCTCCGGCGCCGCTGCACTGTCCCTCCTGCCGGGTTTCGGTGTTGCAGGGTACGTCGCGCCCATCGTCGCCATCACCGCCGGCTACGCGCTCTTCCAGACGGCCAACAACACCGCCGTCATGAGCGGTGTTCGCGCGGACCAGCGAGGCGTCGTCTCCGGCATGCTCAACCTGTCGCGCAACCTCGGCCTCATCACCGGCGCATCGGTGATGGGCGCGGTGTTCGCCTACGCATCCTCATCGTCCGACATCACGACCGCCCCTCCCGCCGCCGTCTCCACCGGCATGCGCATCACCTTCGCCGTCGCCGCGATGCTGATCGTCGTCGCGCTCGGCATCGCGGTTCGATCAGCTGTGATCGACAGGCGTTGA